CTCTGAATTTGAAAacacttcatccccccccccccctcataaaaTATTTCAGCTCAAGTATTCATGACTTTTTGGGACAAAGTTATCATGCAATACTTGTGGAGACGATTTGTTAAGTAGAAGTCAAAATAAGTGTGTTTACCTTGCTGATTTCCTGATTTACACCCCCCCTCTGGTTATTGCAGCAGCAGAAGTTGACATTCACCTTCTAGTCTCACCCACCCCAAAGGCTTGGAAGGAACAACAATGGAAAGCATAGAGTTTCCTAAAGACATTTGCCTTTTGCAGTCCTTCCCACCACACTCCCTCCTTGACTAGCAGGAATGGGCTGCAGCTTCCCCCTTGGACGGAGTGTCCAAGCAGAGCTCTGTGCTCCTGGGGCTCCTAAATGGCTGCTGCTTTTGGTCAAGTTCAAATGGCAAGAAGCCGGGTTGCAGCCCATCTCTGGCTCCTCAGCCTGGGCACCTGCTGGACTCCGTTCTCACAATCCCCCTCACACTCTTTCCTCAGGGTTTTTGAGATCCTTCTGTTCTTTGGCCCCTGTGCCTTTCAATGGCGCACGCAATATCCACCCTGTTTCTGGGCTGTCTGGACTTTATATCCAGCCGGGGCAGTTGTTGGCAACATCTGCTAAGAGAGCGCTTCTGTCTACTGGCAACATTTCTTGTGGGCCTTCGGTCTCCATTGTGAACAGGTAGGCAAATGATTGCATCCTTTCCCATGAGGCTTTGGGCTTCCCTGGAGTGGTatagtggtcagagtgtcagCCTGGGGTCTGGGAGGGCCAGTAGGAATGCCGCTGCTGCCATGGCAGCTGTCTGGAGGACCTTCAGCTACTCacacacctacctcatagggttgtcaggataaaatggaggagaggagactaaGGGAAGCCACTCGCAGTCTccacgggagggggggagaaaggcagggtgtaaacGAAGTAAATAAAGGAAGCCCCCTCATTCCTGCTCCCAGCCGTGCCTCACTGCAGGGACAAGCTGCCTTTGGTAGAGGAGGGAAATCAGGCACCACAGTATTAAATatgctgctgctgccattttctctagtaaGTGTTGCAAAGGGGCTGCTGTAGCGTAAACCATTGCTGTTGCTTTTAGTTGAACTTTGGTCTGTATACcaaaaaatgcaaagaaaatggAGAAATGCAAGTTAGCACTGATAACATAattgaacacatgaacatattTTGAGAAGGTTCCacgtactatccttgttgacaagttggtaaaatgtggtttggatcctgttaccattgggtggatctgcaactggttgaccgatcgcacccaaagagtgcttgtgaatggttcctcatcctcttggagaggagtgatgagtggagtgcctcaaggatctgtcctgggacctgttttcttcaacatctttatcaatgatttggatgaaggattaGAGGAAATGcctattaaatttgccgatgatactaaattgggaggagttgcaaatacagtagaagacagataaAGGATGAcgttgacaagctggaaaaccgggctaaaaccaataaaataattttaatggataaatgtaaagttctgcatttaggtaggaaaaatccaatacatggttataggatgggggagacttgtcttagcagttaTATATAGTGGTTTCTTAGGCTTTTAAGAGGCAAGTGGtaatgataacaagctctttattgagtacagcatggtggtAGCTGCACTAATAAGACTGGAGAATGGGgcctgctgggccaactatatacaacactgggttcccacgcTTGCATGTCATTGGGtaattcaaaccagcagggagcctgTGATTGGAACACGGCAGTTTgtatttggatcctcctgccattgtgcaaaaaggatctagcggtcttaatggatcatacactgaacatgagtcaacagtgtgatgtggtgactaaaaaggcaaatgcaattttgggctgtatcaacagtagtgtccagatcacgtgaagtgatggtatcgctttactttgccctggtaagacctcacctggagtattgtgttcagttttgggcaccacattttaagaaggatatagacaagctggaacacatctagaggagggcgacgacgatggtgaggggtctggaaaggctgaaggagctggggatgtttagcctggagaggaggcggctgagaagtgataggatcaccatcttcaagtacttgaagggctgtcgtctagaggatggtgtggaattgttttctgtgactgcagaaggtaggaccagaaccagtgggttgaaattaaataaaaagagtttctggctcaacattaggaagaacttccttaccgttagagcggttcctcagtggaacaggcttccttgggaggtggtgggctttccttccttggatgtttttaaacaggctagatagctgtctgacaacaatgaagatcctgtgaatttagggggaggtgtttgtgagtttcctgcattgtgcagggggttggattagatgaccctggaggtcccttcctactctgattctgtatgaagctgccttatactgaatcagatcctcggtccatcaaagtcagtatagtctactcagtctggcagcggctctccaaggtctcaagctgaggtttttcacacctggaccctttttagttagagatgccggggactaaacctgggaccttctgcttaccaagcagatgctctaccactgagccactgtcccacgCCGTGAAAAGAACATTCTAAAGCCATGCCAGCCTCCCATTTAAATTCTACACCTTTGCTTCTGTTTGTGAAAACAACATATTCTTTAAACATATGAGAAGAAATATGGCAATTGTTTTAATGCTctgatcaagggggggggggcgggctgagGCCGTGTTATTTTCTCAGGAGACTCCTGTCTCCATTATGGACTGGCTTGTGCCCTGTTTTATGAAGTTAGCTAAAGGTATTTGACTCTTTGAAAGCGATTATAAGACTTTGGTGAGATGttcacttttttcttttcctgctaGGAATTTATCAGTATTGTATATCAAGAGTTTTTATTTCCTATTTTCTGGATTTGTCACATTCAGCATAACCCGCCTGCTGCCACCGAGTATCCTCCATCAGCAAGTGAGGACTCTTATTCAGTTCAGTTTAcggaaagggaaaaggaaaaccGTCAAGGCCGTGGTCCATCGCTTTCTCCGACTGCACTGTGGCCTTTGGCTGAGAAGAAGGGTAAGAGTTCCTTTTGCTGCAGatatgttgggggtgggggtaaggGAGGGCATTAGAAGGAGGATCACACCTGGCCCTATGCAGATCTGCTCGGTTGAGGAATATTTATCTGTTTTGTCCTCCTGTTTTAACATGACTGTGAATTCTTTGCTCACAGGCTGGTTATAAGAAGAGGCTTTGGAAGAAAAGTGCTCGACGGAAGTGGCGCTTGAGGCAACAAGTGTTTTGCAATAAAACTCAGTCCAAGCTCCTGGATAAAATGACCACTTCCTTTTGGAAGAGAAGAAACTGGTACGCCAACGATCCCTTCCAGAAATACCACGACCGTACAAATCTACACTTGTAAAGTGTCAAATGTACATCATTTCAAATGACATGATCTTTGTAAGTTAATCCAGAAACAGGTCACATTGATCACGTTTCCATACAAGTGGACAGACAATTTCCATTAACATACAAGCA
The sequence above is a segment of the Heteronotia binoei isolate CCM8104 ecotype False Entrance Well chromosome 15, APGP_CSIRO_Hbin_v1, whole genome shotgun sequence genome. Coding sequences within it:
- the MRPL35 gene encoding large ribosomal subunit protein bL35m yields the protein MAAWAALRRGAAGFLRSFCSLAPVPFNGARNIHPVSGLSGLYIQPGQLLATSAKRALLSTGNISCGPSVSIVNSITRLLPPSILHQQVRTLIQFSLRKGKRKTVKAVVHRFLRLHCGLWLRRRAGYKKRLWKKSARRKWRLRQQVFCNKTQSKLLDKMTTSFWKRRNWYANDPFQKYHDRTNLHL